The following are encoded in a window of Miltoncostaea marina genomic DNA:
- a CDS encoding phosphatase PAP2 family protein: MSALAVRRPPGILSWRREALLFVAAYLAYSLARGATTAPLGTAVENARSIVELQARLGIGMEQAVQEHLLGHPVMWMLNQLYLVAQFAVVPAALAWVYRRRPALYPRLRTTVLATWVIALPVYALFPTAPPRLADMGVLDTVSSQTPFALDSPLVTAFYNPVAAVPSLHAGFAFAVGAAVAASTDRAWIRLAGLAWGPLIALVVIATGNHFVLDVVLGVVAVVAGYAMALLLHPGRVGAGDRAVAPRPERHTPPAAALRIALICPYDWARPGGVRTHVAGLAEALRARGHSVDVLAAGASTGAQRGVTLLGAAVPVRANGSIARIALGPVTARRTRRALESGGYDVVHVHEPLVPAVSSSVLRWRGAPLVATFHMYSDTALHYRLLAPFFRWRLRRLTTRIAVSRPASVCASHVSRIDAVIPNGVWPGAEEPPIRIAPGGAERRILFVGRPEPRKGLHVLLAAFGRLPEGVRLDLIGVDRHELLRACPAADGAGRITAHGRLPDGERRLLLRRADVLCAPALRGESFGIVVAEAMAEGIPVVASAIPGYQDVLTPGCGRLVPPGDPDALADALADLLSDAALRERLGAAGRTAAAPFAWNLVAARVEREYLRALADNPVAAVQRVAGIGSPDAAVALGEDSTGAVPTER, encoded by the coding sequence ATGAGCGCCCTGGCCGTGCGACGGCCGCCGGGGATCCTCTCGTGGCGGCGTGAGGCACTGCTCTTCGTCGCCGCCTACCTCGCGTACTCGCTCGCCCGCGGCGCCACGACCGCTCCCCTCGGGACGGCGGTCGAAAACGCGCGCTCCATCGTCGAGCTGCAGGCGCGGCTCGGGATCGGGATGGAGCAGGCGGTCCAAGAACACCTGCTCGGGCACCCCGTCATGTGGATGCTGAACCAGCTCTACCTGGTCGCCCAGTTCGCGGTCGTGCCGGCCGCGCTCGCATGGGTCTATCGCCGGCGGCCGGCGCTGTACCCACGGCTCCGGACCACCGTGCTCGCGACCTGGGTGATCGCGCTGCCGGTCTATGCCCTCTTCCCGACTGCGCCGCCCCGTCTGGCGGACATGGGGGTGCTCGACACCGTGAGCTCGCAGACGCCGTTCGCGCTCGACTCCCCGCTCGTGACGGCCTTCTACAATCCGGTTGCCGCCGTGCCGAGCCTCCACGCGGGCTTCGCCTTCGCCGTCGGAGCGGCCGTCGCGGCGTCCACGGATCGCGCGTGGATCCGCTTGGCAGGCTTGGCGTGGGGACCGTTGATCGCGCTCGTGGTCATCGCGACGGGCAACCATTTCGTGCTCGACGTCGTGCTCGGCGTCGTTGCTGTGGTCGCGGGATACGCGATGGCGCTGCTCCTGCACCCGGGCCGTGTAGGCGCCGGCGACCGCGCCGTCGCGCCGCGCCCGGAACGTCATACGCCGCCCGCGGCTGCACTCAGGATCGCGCTGATCTGTCCGTACGATTGGGCGCGCCCGGGCGGTGTCCGCACGCACGTCGCCGGCCTCGCGGAGGCCCTCCGTGCGCGCGGCCACTCCGTCGACGTGCTGGCGGCGGGGGCGTCGACCGGGGCGCAGCGCGGCGTGACCCTCCTCGGCGCGGCGGTGCCGGTGCGCGCCAACGGCTCCATCGCGCGCATCGCGCTCGGTCCGGTGACTGCGCGCCGTACGCGCCGGGCTCTCGAGTCGGGCGGCTACGACGTCGTGCACGTCCATGAGCCGCTCGTCCCGGCGGTCTCATCGAGCGTCCTCCGCTGGCGGGGTGCGCCCCTCGTGGCGACCTTCCACATGTACAGCGACACGGCGCTCCACTACCGGCTCCTGGCGCCGTTCTTTCGGTGGCGGCTGCGCCGTCTCACGACGCGCATCGCGGTATCACGGCCGGCGAGCGTCTGCGCGAGCCACGTGTCGCGTATCGACGCCGTGATCCCGAACGGCGTCTGGCCGGGCGCCGAGGAGCCCCCAATCCGAATCGCGCCCGGCGGCGCCGAGCGGCGGATACTCTTCGTCGGGCGCCCCGAACCTCGCAAGGGGCTGCACGTGTTGCTGGCCGCCTTCGGCCGGCTTCCGGAGGGCGTCCGCCTCGACCTGATCGGGGTGGACCGGCACGAGCTTCTGCGCGCGTGCCCGGCCGCAGATGGGGCGGGCCGAATCACCGCTCACGGCCGGCTCCCCGACGGCGAGCGGCGGCTGCTGCTCCGGCGCGCCGACGTGCTCTGCGCGCCCGCACTGCGGGGCGAGAGCTTCGGCATCGTCGTCGCCGAAGCGATGGCTGAGGGCATTCCGGTCGTCGCCTCCGCCATCCCCGGCTACCAGGACGTCTTGACCCCAGGGTGCGGCCGACTCGTACCGCCCGGCGACCCCGATGCGCTCGCGGACGCGCTCGCCGACCTCCTCTCCGACGCGGCGCTGCGTGAACGGCTCGGCGCTGCCGGGCGGACCGCCGCCGCGCCGTTCGCGTGGAACCTCGTGGCCGCCCGAGTCGAGCGCGAGTATCTGCGTGCACTCGCCGACAACCCGGTCGCCGCGGTCCAACGCGTTGCAGGCATCGGCTCACCCGATGCCGCGGTCGCCTTGGGCGAGGATTCGACTGGAGCGGTCCCGACGGAGCGCTGA
- a CDS encoding lysylphosphatidylglycerol synthase transmembrane domain-containing protein produces the protein MLALAVVAAALWRLEWETLASLESVHAWLLLLTAAMLHLATLPMKAVAWRSTLAPALGDRPVPLGSVMTPVTVGALLNTVLVGRVGEAARVAMVHARLTSDGGSAQLAAVVGSAVTETLVSTAAWVMLVAGVGLLLPLPIGVWLVVVALAAMWLLVLAAAFRFRTRTGGAARGLVARAAQTVRRVWASVALGHRSLRRRDVLVPLLAASFGGWIAQGGGVYAVLRAFDIAGGWEAAALVLVSVSVAQTVPLLPGNVGVFQAAAALPLVASYGVPPATAVAVGVILQLVQSGPVALVGALTLARQGEDLGRLYAAARNLRRPLGGAG, from the coding sequence GTGCTCGCGCTCGCCGTCGTCGCGGCGGCGCTGTGGCGGCTGGAGTGGGAGACGCTCGCCTCGCTGGAGAGCGTGCACGCGTGGCTCCTCCTGCTGACCGCAGCGATGCTGCACCTGGCGACGCTTCCGATGAAGGCGGTCGCCTGGAGAAGCACCCTGGCGCCCGCGCTCGGCGACCGCCCGGTGCCCCTCGGCAGCGTGATGACGCCCGTGACGGTCGGCGCGCTGCTCAACACCGTGCTCGTGGGCCGTGTCGGGGAGGCGGCCAGGGTGGCCATGGTCCACGCCCGGCTGACCAGCGACGGCGGGTCCGCGCAGCTGGCGGCGGTGGTCGGCTCCGCGGTGACCGAGACGCTCGTATCCACGGCGGCGTGGGTCATGCTGGTCGCCGGCGTCGGGCTGCTGCTGCCGCTGCCCATCGGCGTCTGGCTCGTCGTCGTCGCCCTCGCAGCGATGTGGCTGCTCGTGCTCGCCGCTGCGTTCCGGTTCCGCACGCGGACAGGGGGCGCGGCACGCGGCTTGGTCGCTCGCGCGGCTCAAACCGTGCGGCGAGTCTGGGCGTCCGTCGCCCTCGGCCACCGCTCGCTCCGCCGGCGGGACGTCCTCGTCCCGCTCCTGGCCGCGAGCTTCGGCGGCTGGATCGCGCAGGGGGGCGGCGTGTACGCCGTCCTGCGGGCGTTCGACATTGCGGGGGGCTGGGAGGCCGCGGCGCTCGTGCTCGTAAGCGTCAGCGTCGCGCAGACGGTCCCGCTGCTGCCGGGGAACGTCGGCGTGTTCCAGGCCGCCGCCGCGCTGCCGCTCGTCGCCTCCTATGGCGTGCCCCCCGCCACGGCGGTGGCTGTCGGTGTAATCCTGCAGCTGGTCCAGTCCGGCCCCGTCGCGCTCGTCGGTGCGCTGACCCTCGCCCGCCAGGGCGAGGACCTCGGGCGCCTCTACGCGGCCGCGCGCAACCTTCGCCGACCGCTCGGTGGAGCCGGATGA
- a CDS encoding class I SAM-dependent methyltransferase, with amino-acid sequence MTTRPPAPPPATPTAAGPLRASTRRHTGAAGQRRRWSRRARSWNDGVAANAGLTAVIDAVVTSVAARPGMRVLDMGCGSGQVTIPLARAGAEVIAVDVSPAMIRLLRENAAREALTNIRPVVDALENLRLPAASLDAVVSNYALHHLADDDKRRLLRAATVWLRPGGHLIIGDLMLGRGGSAHDRAVIRGKIAALGRRGPGGWWRIAKNSWRFMARTCERPLPLSAWAQLLEETGFADVSGRSVVAEAGLVRGSRPA; translated from the coding sequence ATGACGACTCGACCGCCCGCTCCGCCTCCCGCCACGCCGACCGCGGCCGGGCCGCTGCGCGCTTCGACCCGGCGGCATACCGGAGCCGCCGGGCAGCGACGCCGCTGGTCGCGCCGTGCGCGCTCGTGGAACGACGGCGTTGCGGCGAACGCCGGCCTGACGGCCGTCATCGATGCGGTGGTGACGTCGGTGGCCGCCCGCCCCGGGATGCGTGTCCTCGACATGGGCTGCGGCTCGGGCCAAGTCACGATTCCGCTCGCGCGTGCGGGTGCCGAGGTGATCGCCGTCGATGTCAGCCCGGCGATGATCCGCCTCCTCCGCGAGAACGCCGCGCGTGAGGCGCTGACCAACATCCGCCCCGTCGTGGACGCGCTCGAAAACCTCCGTCTTCCCGCGGCCTCGCTGGACGCGGTCGTCTCGAATTACGCCCTGCACCACCTCGCGGACGACGACAAGCGCCGGCTCCTCCGCGCGGCCACCGTCTGGTTGCGTCCGGGCGGTCATCTCATCATCGGGGACCTAATGCTGGGCCGGGGGGGCAGCGCGCATGACCGTGCAGTGATCCGCGGGAAGATCGCGGCGCTGGGGCGGCGTGGGCCCGGGGGATGGTGGCGTATCGCGAAGAACTCCTGGAGGTTCATGGCCCGCACGTGCGAGCGCCCGCTGCCGCTGTCGGCGTGGGCGCAGCTTCTGGAGGAGACCGGCTTCGCGGACGTGTCGGGCCGGTCGGTGGTCGCGGAAGCCGGCCTGGTCCGCGGCAGCCGCCCGGCCTAG
- a CDS encoding C39 family peptidase, whose product MRRRAVAAVALVALAAFLVRGVIDALSSASDPPYVSPSGPVVEILVGRERTQRVDLTSAMRDGVPDLVRARALLAEKVPRRWVVRTGRATVIYRLDTRLALRAVRARGDRSSIRVAARPVASTVAAPVVAQALRNNCESAALEVLLATVGRRAPQLQLQAALPVSGAPDPVGYGPSRVWGDPELGYVGRPDGGGTAGGFGVFQAPVMRVAEGLGARLDDLSGRTSGEIVARVRSGTAVMVWIGLSDGPYGEWRSPAGRRVRVNFGEHTVVLNGVTRDGRLRVVNVLRGTRELWTRSDFEVMWNRLGRRAIGAPVDPARA is encoded by the coding sequence ATGCGCCGACGCGCCGTCGCGGCGGTCGCCCTCGTCGCCCTGGCGGCGTTCCTGGTCCGCGGGGTCATCGACGCGCTGAGCAGCGCCTCGGATCCGCCGTACGTATCCCCGAGCGGCCCGGTGGTTGAGATCCTGGTCGGTCGTGAACGGACCCAACGAGTCGATCTGACCTCGGCGATGCGCGATGGCGTGCCGGATCTCGTACGTGCGCGCGCGCTGCTCGCGGAGAAGGTGCCGCGGCGGTGGGTCGTGAGGACGGGGCGAGCGACCGTGATCTACCGGCTCGACACCCGGCTCGCGCTGCGCGCCGTCCGGGCTCGAGGTGACCGGTCCTCGATCCGCGTCGCTGCGCGGCCGGTCGCCTCCACAGTCGCAGCGCCCGTCGTCGCGCAGGCGCTGCGCAACAACTGCGAATCGGCTGCGCTGGAGGTCCTACTCGCCACCGTCGGCCGTCGCGCCCCCCAACTGCAGCTCCAGGCGGCGCTTCCGGTGAGCGGCGCACCCGACCCCGTGGGGTACGGGCCGTCGCGGGTGTGGGGCGATCCCGAGCTGGGCTACGTGGGGCGTCCAGACGGTGGCGGCACGGCGGGCGGCTTCGGTGTGTTCCAGGCTCCCGTTATGCGGGTCGCGGAGGGTCTTGGGGCGCGACTCGACGACCTCAGCGGCCGTACGTCGGGGGAGATCGTGGCCCGCGTGCGGTCCGGTACGGCGGTGATGGTCTGGATCGGGCTCTCCGACGGTCCGTACGGCGAGTGGCGCTCGCCGGCCGGGCGGCGCGTGCGCGTCAACTTCGGGGAGCACACCGTCGTCCTCAACGGCGTCACGAGGGACGGCCGCCTGCGGGTCGTGAACGTCCTACGGGGTACGCGCGAGCTCTGGACGAGATCCGATTTCGAGGTCATGTGGAATCGGCTTGGTCGGCGGGCGATCGGCGCACCTGTCGACCCGGCGCGCGCGTAG
- a CDS encoding sensor histidine kinase, which yields MSRAAGFGLRARLVAAFVGIAALTTLVAALLTSFGLHERFDSYLAQRTDEAGESSVALAEAAYGRSGRWAERSLDLLAHELILTGYDYRLLAGARVLLDTTKLESDGATFRRVARLPVRGPDGSDVASLEMYALGPRGNMPADDALRRELDRAHLVAAGVAGIVAIIAGLFVAGRLSRPLQRLSEAARALGSGRRPPPLPPSGSREVRELGESLSHLAEDLDRQQRARRQLAQDLSHELRTPLMLLQSRIEAMQDGVMPFDEAGLATLHIETLRLSRLIGQIERLAESEAHPPTLHPEIVSLDALAREAHGALAAAFEIRGLGLELDVPPTAAVADRDAVVQIITNLLSNALKYAPDGGCVRMSTGREADRAVVRVRDDGPGFAADEGVRLFDRFYRGAHAGDRSGGAGLGLTIARGLAVAQGGDLGVETTGGGSSFVLSLPAPGGPPAAGGSARDRAQGRAATRAPGRQVRRSPADQADST from the coding sequence ATGAGCCGGGCGGCCGGGTTCGGGTTGCGAGCCCGACTCGTCGCGGCGTTCGTCGGGATCGCGGCGCTGACGACGCTCGTCGCAGCGCTGCTGACGAGCTTCGGTCTCCACGAGCGTTTCGACTCGTATCTCGCGCAGCGGACGGACGAGGCGGGCGAGAGCTCCGTCGCGCTCGCGGAGGCTGCGTACGGACGGTCCGGCCGATGGGCGGAGCGAAGCCTCGACCTCCTCGCCCACGAACTCATCCTGACCGGGTACGACTACCGCCTCCTCGCCGGGGCACGCGTGCTCCTCGACACGACCAAGCTGGAGAGCGACGGCGCCACCTTCCGGCGGGTCGCGCGGCTGCCCGTTCGCGGACCGGACGGTTCCGACGTCGCGTCGCTCGAGATGTACGCTCTCGGCCCCCGGGGCAACATGCCGGCCGACGACGCACTTCGGCGTGAGCTCGATCGGGCGCACCTTGTCGCCGCCGGGGTCGCCGGAATCGTGGCGATCATCGCCGGACTTTTCGTGGCAGGGAGACTCTCCCGCCCGCTGCAGCGCCTCTCGGAGGCGGCCCGCGCCCTCGGCAGCGGACGCCGGCCGCCGCCCCTGCCGCCGTCGGGTTCCCGCGAGGTGCGGGAGCTGGGCGAGTCGCTCAGCCATCTCGCCGAGGACCTCGATCGCCAGCAGCGAGCGCGCCGGCAGTTGGCTCAAGACCTCTCTCACGAGTTGCGGACCCCGCTCATGCTGCTGCAGAGCCGCATCGAGGCCATGCAGGACGGCGTAATGCCGTTCGACGAAGCCGGGCTCGCAACGCTTCATATCGAGACGCTCCGCCTCAGCAGGCTGATCGGCCAGATCGAGCGCCTCGCCGAGTCGGAGGCACACCCGCCGACGCTCCATCCTGAGATCGTCTCCCTCGATGCGCTCGCCCGTGAGGCTCACGGCGCGCTCGCCGCCGCCTTCGAGATCCGGGGCCTCGGGCTCGAGCTCGACGTGCCGCCGACGGCCGCCGTCGCCGACCGGGACGCCGTCGTCCAGATCATCACCAACCTCTTGAGCAACGCCCTGAAGTACGCTCCCGACGGCGGCTGCGTCCGGATGTCCACCGGGCGCGAGGCCGATAGGGCTGTCGTGCGAGTTCGCGACGACGGGCCCGGCTTCGCCGCCGACGAAGGCGTCCGGCTCTTCGACCGCTTCTATCGCGGCGCGCACGCCGGCGACCGGAGCGGCGGCGCGGGGCTCGGGCTCACCATCGCCCGAGGGCTGGCGGTTGCACAAGGCGGCGACCTCGGGGTCGAGACGACGGGCGGCGGCTCGTCGTTCGTCCTCTCGCTCCCCGCGCCGGGCGGCCCGCCCGCGGCCGGAGGATCGGCGCGCGACAGGGCACAGGGGCGGGCGGCTACGCGCGCGCCGGGTCGACAGGTGCGCCGATCGCCCGCCGACCAAGCCGATTCCACATGA
- a CDS encoding response regulator transcription factor, with the protein MLVVDDEPGIIEVASAYLRRDGFRVRTAMTGQRALESVATQPPDLIVLDLKLPDIPGEEVCVRLRRHTAVPIMMLTAKAAEADRLRGLALGADDYLVKPFSPRELVARARAILRRAPGSEQPPMDLLVIDGGRLELDLAAHEARLAGTTVPLTATEFRLLATLARQPRRVFSRFELLQTLQGPDVDGFERTIDVHVMRMRKKLDEAVPGAAEYVTTVYGVGYRLDEQG; encoded by the coding sequence GTGCTCGTGGTCGACGACGAGCCGGGCATCATCGAAGTGGCGTCCGCCTACCTGCGCCGCGACGGCTTCCGCGTCCGGACGGCCATGACCGGTCAGCGGGCCCTGGAGTCCGTCGCCACACAGCCGCCCGACCTGATCGTCCTCGACCTCAAGCTCCCGGACATCCCGGGCGAGGAGGTCTGCGTCCGACTGCGACGCCATACGGCCGTCCCGATCATGATGCTGACCGCGAAGGCGGCGGAGGCCGACCGCCTGCGTGGCCTCGCGCTGGGCGCGGACGACTACCTGGTCAAGCCATTCTCGCCCAGGGAACTCGTCGCGCGCGCGCGGGCGATCCTGCGCCGAGCGCCCGGTTCGGAGCAGCCGCCCATGGATCTGCTCGTGATCGACGGCGGCCGGCTCGAGCTCGACCTTGCGGCCCATGAGGCACGTCTCGCCGGCACTACGGTCCCGCTGACCGCCACCGAGTTCCGCCTGCTGGCCACCCTCGCCCGCCAGCCGCGGCGCGTGTTCTCGCGCTTCGAGCTGCTGCAGACGCTGCAGGGGCCGGACGTCGACGGCTTCGAGCGGACGATCGACGTCCACGTGATGCGCATGCGCAAGAAGCTGGACGAGGCGGTGCCGGGAGCAGCGGAATACGTGACGACCGTCTACGGCGTGGGCTACCGCCTCGACGAGCAGGGATGA
- a CDS encoding DUF305 domain-containing protein — protein MTNRFWAILAVVAVVAIAGGVGIGAAIWAGGDHGDDAAMSDMDTGMDMDMGTDMSEDGESGLDERSFLEQMVPHHESAVAMANMALEKSQRPEIRRVAQEIVSAQEREIAQMRAWHREWFGEELTPSETGPHAAMDMGDLETATGAEFDAAFLEAMIPHHASAITMAEQVLQGSPRDEVRTVADDIISAQAAEIGQMQEWRDEWFPEG, from the coding sequence GTGACGAATCGCTTCTGGGCGATCTTGGCGGTGGTGGCTGTGGTCGCGATCGCCGGCGGCGTCGGTATCGGCGCGGCCATTTGGGCCGGCGGCGACCACGGAGACGACGCCGCCATGTCCGACATGGACACGGGGATGGACATGGACATGGGGACCGACATGTCCGAGGACGGCGAGTCGGGTCTGGACGAGCGGTCGTTCCTCGAGCAGATGGTGCCGCACCACGAGTCCGCCGTCGCGATGGCGAACATGGCGCTGGAGAAGAGCCAGCGGCCCGAGATCCGCAGGGTCGCGCAGGAGATCGTCTCCGCGCAGGAGCGGGAGATCGCGCAGATGCGCGCGTGGCACCGCGAGTGGTTCGGCGAGGAGCTCACGCCGAGCGAGACGGGACCGCACGCGGCGATGGACATGGGGGACCTTGAGACGGCGACGGGCGCCGAGTTCGATGCCGCGTTCCTCGAGGCGATGATCCCCCACCATGCAAGCGCGATCACCATGGCCGAGCAGGTCCTGCAGGGCTCTCCGCGCGACGAGGTCCGCACGGTCGCGGATGACATCATCAGCGCTCAGGCCGCCGAGATCGGCCAGATGCAGGAGTGGCGCGACGAGTGGTTCCCCGAGGGCTGA
- a CDS encoding hemolysin family protein, whose product MTNAVQIAAALFLVLLNGFFVAAEFSLARARMTRLDQLADAGRRGAVLAREQVRHIDRYLAACQLGITLASLGLGWLGEPAFAQLFKPAFEAVGFGAGSSTATAVVLAFIIITVLHVVVGELAPKSVAIQRAEATALSISRPLEWFRIVFSPFIVLMNGAGNALVRLLGVQPATESELASSPEDLQILIAQSEEGGAIEPEEADMLEGVFGLQETLTRDIMTPRPEVMTLDAGSPVRSALTEALATRHSRFPVLNGDGVRGVVHLSQLARGLLEHGEQVPVSQLCGAAMFVPETQPVDDLLRQMQSRRASLAVVLDEYGDFAGVVTIEDVIEEIVGEIDDERDRAPAVDHRPDGRLMVRGHVPLEDLADHGVELVDETVTSVGGLVFTKLGRLPRTGDSVTADGWQLTVEATRGTRVVLVAIEGAGEAATESRRPGRQHVALGGGHAGPPQDSASGGIAIP is encoded by the coding sequence GTGACCAACGCGGTCCAGATCGCCGCAGCGCTCTTCCTGGTGCTGCTGAACGGCTTCTTCGTCGCCGCCGAGTTCTCGCTCGCCCGCGCGCGGATGACCCGTCTCGACCAGCTGGCCGACGCCGGCCGGCGCGGGGCCGTGCTCGCGCGCGAGCAGGTCCGGCACATCGACCGCTACCTCGCCGCCTGCCAGCTGGGCATCACGCTCGCCAGCCTGGGCCTCGGCTGGCTGGGCGAGCCGGCGTTCGCGCAGCTCTTCAAGCCCGCGTTCGAGGCCGTCGGCTTCGGCGCGGGCTCCTCGACCGCGACGGCCGTGGTGCTCGCCTTCATCATCATCACGGTGCTGCACGTGGTGGTCGGCGAGCTCGCGCCGAAGTCGGTGGCGATCCAGCGCGCCGAGGCGACGGCCCTCAGCATCTCCCGCCCGCTCGAGTGGTTCCGGATCGTCTTCTCGCCGTTCATCGTGCTGATGAACGGCGCCGGCAACGCCCTCGTGCGGCTCCTGGGCGTGCAACCGGCGACCGAGAGCGAGCTCGCCTCCTCCCCGGAGGACCTCCAGATCCTGATCGCGCAGAGTGAGGAGGGCGGCGCGATCGAGCCGGAGGAGGCGGACATGCTGGAGGGCGTCTTCGGCCTCCAGGAGACGCTGACCCGCGACATCATGACCCCGCGCCCGGAGGTGATGACCCTCGACGCGGGCTCGCCCGTCCGGTCGGCCCTCACCGAGGCCCTCGCCACCCGCCACAGCCGCTTCCCCGTGCTGAACGGCGACGGCGTCCGCGGCGTCGTGCACCTGAGCCAGCTCGCCCGCGGCCTGCTGGAGCACGGCGAGCAGGTGCCGGTCTCCCAGCTCTGCGGCGCGGCCATGTTCGTGCCGGAGACCCAGCCGGTCGACGACCTGCTGCGCCAGATGCAGAGCCGCCGCGCGTCCCTCGCCGTCGTGCTCGACGAGTACGGCGACTTCGCCGGCGTCGTGACCATCGAGGACGTGATCGAGGAGATCGTCGGCGAGATCGACGACGAGCGCGACCGCGCGCCGGCGGTCGACCACCGCCCGGACGGCCGGCTGATGGTGCGCGGTCACGTCCCGCTCGAGGACCTCGCCGACCACGGCGTGGAGCTCGTCGACGAGACCGTCACCTCGGTCGGCGGCCTCGTGTTCACGAAGCTCGGGCGGCTGCCGCGGACCGGCGACAGCGTGACCGCCGACGGCTGGCAGCTCACCGTGGAGGCGACCCGCGGCACCCGCGTCGTCCTCGTCGCGATCGAGGGGGCGGGTGAGGCCGCCACTGAGTCGCGCCGCCCCGGCCGGCAGCACGTGGCTCTGGGCGGGGGGCATGCGGGGCCGCCGCAAGACTCCGCCTCCGGTGGGATCGCGATACCGTGA
- a CDS encoding TlpA family protein disulfide reductase has translation MTADLIDDERERRTRSVRRYVAGTVALLAVAAFVALLVLGLTARGVDRSIDSAIARGELEEAPGFTLPVLANGEALGKREGDDLSLSELRGRPVILNFWASWCDPCRREAAILEDAWRAGRARGAVVLGVDVQDLTGNARDFIERFKQTYPHVRDKGEGTYRRYGLTGLPETYFLDRAGRVRAHWVGEIDADQIADGLDLILSPPSR, from the coding sequence GTGACGGCCGACTTGATTGATGACGAGCGGGAGCGGCGTACCCGCTCAGTGCGGCGATACGTCGCCGGCACGGTCGCCTTGCTCGCCGTCGCGGCGTTTGTGGCGCTTCTCGTCCTCGGATTGACCGCCCGAGGCGTCGACCGCAGCATCGACAGCGCGATCGCCCGGGGAGAGCTCGAGGAGGCCCCCGGGTTCACGCTCCCGGTGCTGGCGAACGGCGAAGCCCTCGGAAAGCGCGAGGGCGACGACCTGTCCCTGTCGGAGCTGCGTGGCCGTCCGGTGATCCTGAACTTCTGGGCATCGTGGTGCGACCCGTGCCGACGCGAGGCGGCGATTCTCGAGGACGCCTGGCGCGCCGGCCGGGCGAGGGGAGCCGTCGTTCTCGGGGTGGACGTGCAGGACCTCACGGGGAACGCTCGCGACTTCATTGAGAGGTTCAAGCAGACGTACCCCCACGTGCGCGACAAGGGCGAGGGCACGTACCGCCGCTATGGGCTCACCGGTCTTCCCGAGACGTACTTCCTCGACCGCGCCGGGCGGGTCCGCGCCCACTGGGTCGGTGAGATCGACGCCGACCAGATTGCCGACGGGCTCGACCTGATCCTCTCGCCGCCGAGCCGGTGA
- a CDS encoding cytochrome c biogenesis CcdA family protein produces MTELGVTAFAVAMAGGLLSFLSPCVLALVPGYLAFVSGVSADRIGGERRAVVIPTLAFILGFAAVFTLLGAGVGGVGAVLKEERRTLEIVGGVLLLALGLLILLGPRLGLAQREWRPLAWARGRGGRAGGGALTGVVFAIGWTPCIGPILGAILTFAGTGQSPAGGAALLLAYSAGLGVPFLATSLAFDRSLGVFRRVRRAGAVMATASGAGVAAMGVLVASGQLAAITRELARFNQFG; encoded by the coding sequence GTGACCGAGCTCGGCGTCACCGCGTTCGCTGTGGCGATGGCCGGCGGCCTGCTGTCCTTCCTCTCGCCCTGCGTGCTCGCGTTGGTACCCGGCTACCTGGCCTTCGTGTCGGGCGTGTCGGCCGACCGCATCGGAGGCGAGCGGCGCGCCGTCGTGATCCCCACGCTGGCGTTCATCCTCGGCTTCGCCGCCGTCTTCACCCTCCTCGGCGCCGGCGTGGGAGGGGTGGGCGCGGTGCTGAAGGAGGAGCGGCGCACGCTGGAAATCGTCGGCGGCGTCCTGCTGCTCGCGCTCGGGCTACTCATCCTCCTGGGCCCACGACTCGGGCTCGCCCAGCGCGAGTGGCGGCCGCTCGCATGGGCGCGCGGCCGCGGCGGCCGGGCGGGCGGCGGGGCGCTCACCGGGGTCGTCTTCGCGATCGGCTGGACGCCGTGCATCGGGCCGATCCTCGGCGCCATCCTCACCTTCGCCGGTACCGGGCAGAGCCCCGCAGGCGGCGCCGCCCTGCTGCTCGCGTACTCGGCGGGCCTCGGCGTCCCCTTCCTGGCGACGAGCCTGGCGTTCGACCGGTCACTGGGCGTCTTCCGCCGGGTGCGCCGGGCCGGCGCGGTGATGGCGACGGCCTCCGGGGCGGGCGTCGCGGCGATGGGCGTGCTCGTGGCGAGCGGGCAGCTGGCCGCGATCACCCGCGAGCTCGCGCGCTTCAATCAGTTCGGCTAG